Proteins co-encoded in one Candida albicans SC5314 chromosome 3, complete sequence genomic window:
- the PPH21 gene encoding phosphoprotein phosphatase 2A catalytic subunit (Catalytic subunit of protein phosphatase of the Type 2A-related family (serine/threonine-specific), involved in dephosphorylation of septin Sep7p; caspofungin repressed; possibly an essential gene, disruptants not obtained by UAU1 method) produces MDLDTDVPMEDVEEQQQQQEQSLSKQSATKSLTNPQGTGATATSSAQQQRKDLDGSSINQLDVWIEKLSKCEPLSETDVKKLCDMAVEVLQFEENVQPVQVPVTICGDVHGQFHDLMELFKIGGPCPDTNYLFMGDYVDRGYYSVETVSYLVCMKVRFPNRITILRGNHESRQITQVYGFYDECLRKYGSATVWKLFTDLFDYFPITALVDNKVFCLHGGLSPMIETIDQVRELNRIQEVPHEGPMCDLLWSDPDDRGGWGISPRGAGFTFGQDISEQFNHTNDLSLIARAHQLVMEGFSWSHQENVVTIFSAPNYCYRCGNQAAIMEVDEQHNRQFLQYDPSVRPGEPTVTRKTPDYFL; encoded by the coding sequence atgGATTTAGATACAGACGTGCCAATGGAAGACGTTGAGgaacagcaacagcaacaagaACAATCTCTTTCGAAACAATCGGCTACAAAATCATTGACCAATCCTCAAGGCACTGGTGCCACTGCAACTTCATCagcacaacaacaaagaaaagatcTAGACGgatcatcaatcaatcaattagaTGTGtggattgaaaaattgtcaAAGTGTGAGCCACTTTCCGAAACCGACGTCAAGAAATTATGTGATATGGCAGTTGAAGTGTTacaatttgaagaaaatgttCAACCAGTACAAGTGCCAGTGACAATATGTGGTGATGTTCATGGTCAATTTCATGATTTGATGGAGTTGTTCAAAATCGGTGGACCTTGTCCGGACACCAACTATTTGTTTATGGGAGATTACGTTGATCGTGGATATTATTCAGTTGAAACTGTATCATACTTGGTTTGTATGAAAGTAAGATTCCCTAACAGAATCACTATTTTGAGAGGGAACCACGAATCTAGACAGATCACACAAGTTTACGGGTTTTACGACGAATGTTTAAGAAAATACGGATCAGCCACTGTTTGGAAGTTGTTTactgatttatttgattacTTCCCAATAACTGCATTAGTTGATAATAAAGTGTTTTGTTTGCATGGCGGGTTATCCCCAATGATTGAAACTATTGATCAAGTGAGAGAATTGAACAGAATTCAAGAAGTTCCCCACGAAGGGCCAATGTGTGATTTGTTGTGGTCTGATCCAGATGATAGAGGTGGCTGGGGTATTTCTCCAAGAGGAGCTGGTTTTACTTTTGGTCAAGACATTTCCGAGCAATTCAACCATACTAATGATTTAAGTCTTATTGCTAGAGCCCATCAATTGGTGATGGAAGGGTTCAGTTGGTCTCATCAAGAAAATGTTGTCACGATATTTTCAGCTCCAAACTATTGTTATAGATGTGGTAATCAAGCTGCAATCATGGAAGTTGATGAACAACATAATAGACAATTTTTACAATATGACCCAAGCGTTAGACCAGGAGAACCTACAGTAACAAGGAAGACTCCTGATTATTTCTTATGA
- a CDS encoding uncharacterized protein (Membrane protein; Hap43p-repressed gene; repressed by nitric oxide), translated as MLKLSARPISRSIGVFSRRSVYTSVLESDINITKNGKVNVAVGAGGRSSRTGYTATVFGASGFLGRYVTSKLARHGTTTIVPFRDDMKKRFLKVTGDLGVVNFVEIDARNLQSIEDSVAHSDIVINCIGVDYDTKNFKMADVNIALAERIAEATKKANVPRYIHVSSYNADPNSESVFYATKGIAEQVVRDIIPDTTIVRPAPMYGREDSLLNYLGPKVKMWTPNKNAKEVWPVYVLDVARALERIAYDDSTAGQTFELYGPEKVTFQEIRNMIHGITENYAQVGPWSYQFADYAIPLPLAKAIAKVQQLVWWKLTNPDQVQRLVINQKIDPNAKTFHDLGIDDLTRLPDVLFSYVKQWRHPLIAQKGAPGKKELERLRDVQHFTP; from the coding sequence ATGTTGAAATTATCAGCAAGACCAATAAGTAGATCAATAGGAGTCTTCTCCAGAAGATCGGTCTACACATCTGTTCTAGAATCCGATATCAATATTACCAAGAATGGTAAAGTCAATGTTGCTGTAGGTGCTGGCGGTCGTTCTTCCAGAACTGGGTACACAGCCACTGTATTTGGTGCATCTGGATTTTTGGGCCGTTATGTAACCTCCAAATTGGCTAGACACGGTACTACCACTATTGTCCCATTCAGAGATgatatgaaaaaaagatttttgaAAGTCACTGGTGATTTGGGTGTTGTCAATTTTGTAGAAATTGATGCTCGTAATTTACAAAGTATTGAAGATTCAGTGGCCCATTCAGATATTGTTATCAATTGTATTGGTGTTGATTACGACACtaaaaactttaaaatGGCCGATGTTAACATTGCCTTGGCTGAAAGAATTGCTGAAGCCACTAAAAAAGCCAATGTTCCTCGTTATATTCATGTCTCATCATATAACGCCGATCCAAATTCAGAATCAGTATTCTATGCCACAAAGGGTATTGCTGAACAAGTTGTTAGAGACATTATCCCAGACACCACTATTGTAAGACCAGCACCAATGTATGGTAGAGAagattcattattaaaCTATTTGGGACCAAAAGTTAAAATGTGGACTCCAAACAAAAACGCTAAAGAAGTTTGGCCAGTATATGTTTTAGATGTTGCTAGAGCTCTTGAGAGAATTGCTTATGATGATTCTACTGCTGGTCAAACATTTGAATTATACGGGCCAGAAAAAGTCACTTTCCAAGAAATCAGAAATATGATTCATGGTATAACTGAAAATTACGCCCAAGTAGGTCCATGGTCATATCAATTTGCTGATTATGCTataccattaccattagCTAAGGCCATTGCTAAAGTTCAACAATTGGTGTGGTGGAAATTAACTAACCCAGACCAAGTTCAAAGACTTGTCATAAACCAAAAGATTGATCCAAATGCTAAAACTTTCCATGATTTGggtattgatgatttgacTAGATTACCAGATGTGTTATTCAGTTACGTCAAACAATGGAGACATCCATTAATTGCTCAAAAGGGGGCTCCAGGTaagaaagaattagaaaGATTAAGAGACGTCCAACATTTCACTCCATAG
- a CDS encoding uncharacterized protein (Protein of unknown function; transcript detected on high-resolution tiling arrays), whose translation MKIPPLPTSQNRFMIRISMTKKSNWLISVVLIIRIGNQSPNLITNPMIIHWLITTDHPTNNSHIINGVITKILPTLSINVTTTSDINRRITISTLLRSSIQYGTITDLKTNLWFIR comes from the coding sequence ATGAAAATCCCGCCGTTACCGACGAGCCAGAACAGGTTTATGATCAGGATTCTGATGACGAAGAAGTCGAATTGGCTTATATCCGTCGTTTTAATAATCAGAATAGGAAACCAAAGCCCAAATTTAATTACCAATCCAATGATTATCCACTGGCTAATCACAACCGATCATCCTACCAACAACAGCCATATAATCAACGGGGTAATTACCAAAATTCTACCAACCCTTTCTATCAACGTAACAACAACTTCCGATATCAATCGAAGaataacaatttcaacTCTTCTAAGAAGTTCAATCCAATACGGAACAATTACAGACCTCAAAACCAACCTCTGGTTTATAAGATAG
- a CDS encoding uncharacterized protein (Protein of unknown function; transcript detected on high-resolution tiling arrays): MFSSRHQSLLRGIVPPPTIHSIKMGNLKVLLDSGADANFAPEKIKLYFPDSIVEPLHPPVHANMANQTRQHITHTATICLPSPFNFSLKFYLLAGLQKLIIGKPTLRLLSYTIDKTGEYLTINNKRTNITNLHQPIQIHLSNVDTTAHTIIHYLTTKYSQLVSETARPPSERSYKYSISLDTDQIIQSKPYFLTHQEKLIVDKFIDENLKSGIIERVPHNDSIHLSPTFIVHQSNKQQRVVVDNNLRIMFFCLIGTDKLNLVLYY; encoded by the coding sequence ATGTTTTCACTGAGACACCAGAGCCTATTGCGAGGCATCGTACCTCCTCCCACAATTCATTCTATTAAAATGGGCAATCTCAAGGTCCTTTTGGATAGCGGTGCTGACGCTAATTTTGCGCCAGAAAAGATAAAGCTATACTTCCCAGATTCGATTGTTGAACCACTTCATCCACCTGTCCACGCCAACATGGCAAATCAAACACGACAACACATTACACACACTGCCACAATCTGTCTACCATCTCCATTTAATTTCTCACTTAAGTTTTACTTACTTGCAGGATTAcagaaattaataatagGAAAACCAACACTTAGACTTTTATCATACACAATCGATAAAACTGGCGAATACCTaaccatcaacaacaaaagaacCAACATTACCAATCTTCACCAACCTATACAAATCCATTTATCAAATGTTGACACAACTGCACACACCATTATCCATTATCTTACCACAAAATATTCACAATTAGTAAGTGAGACAGCTAGACCACCTAGCGAGCGTTCGTATAAGTACAGTATCTCACTCGATACCGACCAAATCATTCAGAGTAAGCCATATTTTCTTACTCACCAGGAGAAACTCATAGTCGATAAATTCATAgatgaaaatttaaaaagTGGGATTATAGAACGAGTTCCACATAACGATTCCATACATTTATCTCCGACTTTTATTGTCCATCAACTGaataaacaacaacgaGTTGTTGTCGACAACAACTTAAGAATAATGTTTTTCTGTTTAATTGGTACCGATAAGTTGAATTTAGTTTTGTATTATTGA
- a CDS encoding uncharacterized protein (Ortholog of C. dubliniensis CD36 : Cd36_81530, C. parapsilosis CDC317 : CPAR2_503590, Candida tenuis NRRL Y-1498 : CANTEDRAFT_115755 and Debaryomyces hansenii CBS767 : DEHA2D15334g) — MALPTIESFKKLSSEDKRQVLDHLFEPCNTLSNFVFIKVLHQQYNTYPEFINLVRKELLEFLKQSETFQSQYQGEISPVINEIISAHPRLGEPKKETLSVHSNNEQKTLNNDPEIIKKLKELNAAYEKTFPGLRYVVFVNGRSRHEIMDNMQKRIERNDINLERVEAFNAMCDIALDRANKLGIKL, encoded by the coding sequence ATGGCATTACCAACAATCGAATCgttcaaaaaattatcatcagaAGATAAAAGACAAGTGCTTGATCATTTATTTGAGCCATGCAATACATTATCCAATTTTGTATTCATAAAAGTacttcatcaacaatacaATACCTATCCAGAGTTTATAAACCTCGTTAGAAAAGAACTActtgaatttttgaaacaaagTGAAACCTTCCAATCCCAATATCAAGGTGAAATAAGCCCCGtgataaatgaaattatttcCGCCCATCCCAGATTAGGTGAACCCAAAAAGGAAACCCTTTCAGTAcattcaaataatgaacAGAAAACTTTGAATAATGATCCGGAaattatcaagaaattaaaagagTTAAATGCTGCTTATGAGAAAACATTCCCAGGATTACGTTATGTTGTATTTGTCAATGGTAGAAGTAGACATGAAATAATGGATAATAtgcaaaaaagaattgaacGAAATGATATAAATTTGGAAAGAGTAGAAGCATTTAATGCCATGTGTGATATTGCATTAGATAGAGCTAATAAATTAGGTATTAAATTGTAA
- a CDS encoding uncharacterized protein (Ortholog of C. dubliniensis CD36 : Cd36_81550, C. parapsilosis CDC317 : CPAR2_503570, Candida tenuis NRRL Y-1498 : cten_CGOB_00261 and Debaryomyces hansenii CBS767 : DEHA2D15378g), translating to MQYENTKHHQQQQQPSPKLIQTLGPMNLLSPTNIQLPNISPSSFEITSQSTSQSPFHSSIISPHYPPYEADLYYPLRNPRQQQHSQQQRQTSLQRPQRQRQSSLTSGFNRRDAFYEFAEDRYNRFRPSDSQHNNNAILSGLHPFQQDNYGLPKKTFLQSVSNWFKLKKPESQIIENNGLIQNSSNKSTDTNTNTNTNTIETGTVIGTGTIISGSGGDDGREVSINQNEPYDATPQPIYTPRGIPINEFQLNFNNKENQDSIVRRNDEIINSFDDEVRDLLNGADNFLTSCFQGCWDIGKIVSDSFVELC from the coding sequence ATGCAATATGAGAATACCaaacatcatcaacaacaacaacagccaTCACCAAAGCTTATTCAAACATTAGGTCCTATGAATCTTTTATCACCAACAAATATTCAACTTCCTAATATCTCACCAAGTTCATTTGAAATCACCCTGCAATCAACTTCACAATCACCATTCCATTCCAGTATAATTTCACCACATTATCCTCCTTATGAAGCTGATTTATACTATCCATTACGCAATCCGcgtcaacaacaacatagtcaacaacaaagacaGACACTGTTACAAAGACCACAACGACAGAGACAATCATCATTAACATCAGGATTCAATCGTCGTGATGCATTTTATGAATTTGCTGAAGATAGATATAATAGATTTCGTCCACTGGATTCTcaacataataataatgctATATTATCTGGTTTACATCCATTTCAACAAGATAATTATGGATTACctaaaaaaacttttttacAATCAGTTTCTAATTGgtttaaattgaaaaaaccCGAATCacaaatcattgaaaataatggacttattcaaaattcttctaataaatcTACCGatacaaatacaaatacaaatacCAACACTATTGAAACTGGCACAGTAATAGGAACAGGAACAATTAttagtggtagtggtggtgatgatggTAGAGAAGTGtcaattaatcaaaatgaaCCATATGATGCTACACCACAACCAATATATACACCAAGAGGAATTCCTATAAatgaatttcaattgaattttaataataaggAAAATCAAGATTCAATAGTTAGACGTAATGatgaaatcattaattcatttgatgatgaagttagagatttattaaatggtgctgataattttttaactAGTTGTTTTCAAGGATGTTGGGATATAGGGAAAATCGTCAGTGATTCTTTCGTTGAGTTatgttaa
- a CDS encoding uncharacterized protein (Predicted potassium ion transporter; Spider biofilm induced) produces the protein MITTHSIQKYHSLYRPSIITCRRFQSSRSTTTTTTATTPISQLPNKNSIYVISIPITTSKSYIYCNHRPSTLSPKQLANIPLIYKLENKLINLASKGWSKLTNSKQSVNQKVVSFIKKLLDTIPYEENCLKSFPTKATMIREINEESSHFTEGNKDQSGSDSSDQMPVHKIVQAQVDDLKISTDQLKPIPLYHPQFQNPSVILNQLYSFEEENKKKHKNQAILCAIGIPITLPFALVPILPNVPGFYLAYRLYCNIKALLGLQHLNYLLETKKGGDPEIANQSTVNDTLHITFKEIEGLNQLYLQHNNPNLLQDPIEDDEETVIINEDTINQIVEKFELTNLKEDLLKALKQETKRLNRDIKVEDQVE, from the coding sequence ATGATAACTACCCATCTGATCCAGAAATATCATCTGCTATATCGTCCAAGTATAATCACATGTCGAAGATTTCAATCTTCTAGatcaaccaccaccaccaccaccgccaCCACTCCAATATCACAATTACCTAACAAAAACTCAATATATGTCATTTCTATCCCCATTACTACTTCTAAATCTTACATTTATTGTAATCACAGACCTTCAACTTTAAGTCCCAAACAATTGGCCAATATCCCtttaatttacaaattagaaaacaaattaatcaatttggcATCTAAAGGATGGTCTAAATTAACCAATTCAAAACAAAGTGTCAATCAAAAAGTCGtatcatttattaaaaaattactcGATACTATTCCTTATGAAGAAAATTGTCTAAAATCTTTCCCCACCAAGGCAACAATGATTAGAGAAATCAATGAAGAATCATCTCATTTTACTGAGGGCAATAAAGACCAAAGTGGTAGTGACAGTAGTGATCAAATGCCAGTCCATAAAATTGTTCAAGCACAAGTAgatgatttaaaaattaGTACCGACCAATTAAAACCAATTCCATTATATCATCCTCAATTCCAAAATCCTTCAGtgattttaaatcaattatattcatttgaagaagaaaacaaaaagaaacacAAGAATCAAGCGATTTTATGTGCCATTGGAATACCAATCACTTTACCATTTGCTCTTGTTCCCATATTACCTAATGTACCCGGGTTTTATTTGGCTTATAGATTATATTGTAATATTAAGGCATTACTTGGACTTCAACATTTGAATTATCTTTTGGAAACGAAAAAAGGTGGTGATCCAGAAATTGCTAATCAATCTACTGTTAATGATACTTTACATATAActtttaaagaaattgaaggattgaatcaattgtatTTACAACATAACAATCCTAATTTGTTACAAGATCcaattgaagatgatgaagaaactgtgattattaatgaagataccattaatcaaattgttgaaaaatttgaattgactaatttaaaagaagatttattgaaagCTTTGAAACAAGAAACAAAACGATTAAATAGGGATATTAAAGTAGAAGATCAAGTTGAGTAG
- the TFP1 gene encoding H(+)-transporting V1 sector ATPase subunit A (Subunit of vacuolar H+-ATPase; stationary phase enriched protein; sumoylation target; Spider biofilm repressed) — protein MAGALENATKEIKRLSLEDTHESQYGQIYSVSGPVVVAENMIGCAMYELVKVGHDNLVGEVIRINGDKATIQVYEETAGVTVGDPVLRTGKPLSVELGPGLMETIYDGIQRPLKAIKDESQSIYIPRGIDVPALSRTTQYDFTPGKLKVGDHITGGDIFGSIYENSLLDDHKILLPPRARGTITSIAESGSYNVEDTVLEVEFDGKKHKYSMMHTWPVRVPRPVAEKLSADYPLLTGQRVLDSLFPCVQGGTTCIPGAFGCGKTVISQSLSKFSNSDVIIYVGCGERGNEMAEVLMEFPELYTEISGRKEPIMKRTTLVANTSNMPVAAREASIYTGITLAEYFRDQGKNVSMIADSSSRWAEALREISGRLGEMPADQGFPAYLGAKLASFYERAGKATALGSPDRIGSVSIVAAVSPAGGDFSDPVTTATLGITQVFWGLDKKLAQRKHFPSINTSVSYSKYTNVLNKYYDSNYPEFAQLRDKIREILSNAEELEQVVQLVGKSALSDSDKITLDVATLIKEDFLQQNGYSSYDAFCPIWKTFDMMRAFISYYDEAQKAVANGAQWSKLAESTSDVKHSVSSAKFFEPSRGQKEGEKEFSELLSTISERFAEASE, from the exons ATG gCCGGAGCTTTAGAAAATGCAACAAAGGAAATTAAACGTCTTTCATTAGAAGACACCCATGAATCCCAATATGGACAAATCTATTCTGTCTCAGGTCCAGTTGTGGTTGCAGAAAACATGATTGGATGTGCAATGTATGAATTAGTCAAAGTTGGTCATGATAATTTGGTTGGTGAAGTCATTAGAATTAATGGCGATAAGGCCACTATCCAAGTTTATGAAGAAACTGCCGGTGTCACTGTTGGTGACCCGGTTTTAAGAACTGGTAAACCATTATCTGTTGAGTTGGGTCCAGGGTTAATGGAAACTATTTATGATGGTATTCAAAGACCATTGAAGGCAATTAAAGATGAATCCCAATCCATTTATATTCCAAGAGGTATTGATGTTCCAGCTTTATCAAGAACTACTCAATATGATTTCACTCCTGGTAAATTGAAAGTAGGTGACCATATTACTGGTGGTGATATTTTCGGGTCTATTTACGAAAATTCTTTGTTAGATGATCATAAAATCTTGTTGCCACCAAGAGCTAGAGGGACTATTACATCTATTGCTGAATCTGGTTCTTACAATGTTGAAGATACTGTTTTAGaagttgaatttgatgGGAAAAAACACAAATACTCCATGATGCACACCTGGCCGGTGAGAGTTCCAAGACCAGTTGCTGAAAAATTAAGTGCTGATTATCCATTGTTGACTGGTCAAAGAGTTTTGGATTCTTTATTTCCATGTGTCCAAGGTGGTACCACTTGTATTCCTGGTGCCTTTGGTTGTGGTAAAACTGTTATTTCACAATCATTATCGAAATTCTCCAATTCAGATGTTATTATTTATGTTGGTTGTGGTGAACGTGGTAATGAGATGGCTGAAGTTTTAATGGAATTCCCAGAATTATACACTGAAATATCCGGTAGAAAAGAACCAATTATGAAACGTACCACTTTAGTTGCCAACACATCTAATATGCCGGTCGCTGCTAGAGAAGCTTCTATTTACACTGGTATTACTTTAGCTGAATATTTCAGAGATCAAGGTAAGAATGTGTCTATGATTGCTGATTCTTCATCACGTTGGGCCGAAGCATTGAGAGAAATCTCTGGTAGATTGGGAGAAATGCCGGCTGATCAAGGTTTCCCTGCTTACTTGGGTGCCAAATTGGCTTCTTTCTATGAACGTGCTGGTAAAGCCACTGCTTTGGGATCTCCAGATAGAATTGGTTCAGTTTCtattgttgctgctgtttCACCAGCTGGTGGTGATTTCTCTGACCCAGTTACTACTGCCACTTTGGGTATTACCCAAGTGTTCTGGGGTTTAGATAAAAAATTGGCTCAAAGAAAACATTTCCCATCTATCAACACTAGTGTTTCATATTCCAAATATACCAATGTTTTGAACAAATATTATGATTCCAATTATCCAGAATTTGCTCAATTGAGAGACAAAATTAGAGAAATTTTGTCTAATgctgaagaattggaacAAGTTGTGCAATTGGTTGGTAAATCTGCTTTATCAGATTCCGATAAGATTACATTAGATGTTGCCACATTAATCAAAGAAGACTTTTTACAACAAAATGGTTATTCTTCTTATGATGCATTCTGTCcaatttggaaaacttTTGATATGATGAGAGCATTTATTTCATATTATGATGAAGCCCAAAAAGCCGTTGCTAATGGTGCTCAATGGTCAAAATTAGCTGAAAGTACTAGTGATGTTAAACATTCTGTTTCATCAgctaaattttttgaacCATCAAGAGGTCAAAAAGAAggtgaaaaagaatttagTGAATTATTATCCACTATTTCTGAAAGGTTTGCCGAAGCTTCTGAATAG
- a CDS encoding uncharacterized protein (Ortholog(s) have role in positive regulation of catalytic activity) gives MTEDDDKQTNYFESHPGTTRNHSTPSPSTLDEHQSNAESVDIPLDPFSHIVINSYSHKANVVPPYVLDTLSKAYHRNHLHQTNTNISDQVTSKTLTFETDADKSNTVYSGIVHDPYIRAMDGNWFKFMQSIRHQTAYTHDKIAYDPELLKEYDLNGTWGGDERLKNEFVNNINNGGSITDSEKRGVFGFFGKEKGENDTRMRSTAGYWMGENRSQLKPTLKKIFLFNPLVPLFLRVLIIVFCAIALALAGSIFIFSKRDYEGHKVEQQPSTIMALVVQSCALVYVIYIAYDEYTGKPLGLREPMSKMRLILLDLLFIIFSSANLSLAFNTMNDDEWVCKANKTPGLADIGVAFPTIGSICRRQRALSSFLFMVLVLWVITFTVSLLRVIDRVNTPGPRNV, from the coding sequence ATGACAGAAGACGACgataaacaaacaaattattttgaGTCTCATCCCGGCACAACTAGAAATCACAGTACACCATCACCTTCCACATTAGATGAACATCAATCCAATGCTGAATCGGTGGATATTCCTCTTGATCCATTTTCCCATATAGTTATCAACTCATACAGCCACAAAGCCAATGTAGTGCCTCCATACGTTCTAGATACTTTATCCAAAGCATACCATAGAAATCATTTACATCAAACCAACACTAATATATCTGACCAAGTTACTTCAAAGACGTTAACTTTCGAAACCGATGCCGACAAACTGAATACGGTGTATAGTGGAATTGTCCATGATCCTTATATACGAGCTATGGATGGGAATTGGTTTAAATTTATGCAATCTATTCGACACCAAACGGCTTATACCCATGATAAAATTGCCTATGACCCAGAATTACTCAAAGAATATGATCTCAATGGAACTTGGGGAGGAGATGAACGattaaaaaatgaatttgttaataatataaataatggTGGTAGTATCACTGATTCTGAAAAACGAGGGGTTTTCGGGTTTTTtggtaaagaaaaaggtGAAAATGATACTCGTATGAGATCAACTGCTGGTTATTGGATGGGTGAAAATCGATCTCAATTAAAACcaactttgaaaaaaatatttttgtttaatcCATTAGTTCCATTGTTTTTACGTGTATTGATTATTGTATTCTGTGCTATTGCATTGGCATTAGCTGGATcgatatttattttttcgAAAAGAGACTATGAAGGACATAAAGtggaacaacaaccaaGTACTATAATGGCATTGGTAGTACAATCGTGTGCCTTGGTTTATGTGATATACATTGCTTATGATGAGTATACAGGTAAACCATTGGGATTAAGAGAACCAATGAGTAAAATGAGGTTAATTTTATTggatttattattcattattttttcatcagCCAATTTATCATTGGCATTTAATACCATGAATGACGATGAATGGGTTTGTAAAGCGAATAAAACTCCTGGATTAGCTGATATTGGTGTTGCCTTCCCGACAATTGGATCAATTTGTCGAAGACAAAGAGCgttatcatcatttttatttatggTGCTTGTATTGTGGGTCATTACATTTACAGTTAGTTTGTTAAGAGTTATTGATAGAGTGAATACTCCAGGACCCAGAAATGTATAG